The Oceanicaulis sp. nucleotide sequence GCACGCCACGCCTGCTAGGCCGATGAAATCGGTGATCAGCATGCCGGTTTCACCGCCCAGTCCTCGCGCCGCCAGGCCGCGTCCCAGAACATGTATTCGTATTGCGAGCAGCGCAGGAAGGCTTCGTGCATGCGCGCCCGCTCGGCCTGCCCGGCCGCTTCGGCCGCCCGGTCGGTGATGTCGATCACGGCCCTTGTGGCCGCTTCGAAATCAGCGTCGGCGTAGGTGTCGATCCAGGCGCGGTAGGGATTGTCGTTGGCGGCCTGTTTGTGGATGCGCGTGCCGACGTCCTGATAGATCCAGAAACACGGCAGGATCGCCGCAGCGAGCTCGGCGAAGCTTCCCGTCGCGGCGACGCCCAGAAGATAGCTCGTATAGGCGAGACAGGTCGGCGAGGGCTCGGCTTTGGCGGCCGCCTCGGGGTCGATGCCGAACTGTTTGAAATAGGTCTCGTGCAGGATGCGCTCGACCTCGATCGCGCCGGTCGCAGATCCGCAGAACGTCATCAGCGCGTCGCCGTCGGGCGCCTTCGCCCCGCAGATCGCCAGCGCTTTGGCGTACTGGGCGAGATAGAGGCTGTCCTGGACGACATATCCTGCGAACACGCCGGAATCGAGCGTGCCGTCCGCAAGCCGGACGTTGAAATCCATGTCGTAGATCGCCTGCCGGATCGGGGCGATGCGCGCCCAGGCCTCGTCGGTGAAGCTCGCCATGATCGGTCCTTTCTGTCGCCGGGGCCGGACTTAAGCCCGCACGCAGGCGCGCTCAAGCTCTCCTGACCGTAACTTGGCCGAGCCCGGCGGCTCTGGCAGGGTGGTCGCAATTATCGAATCCATCAGGGGGCACGCCATGATCAGGATCGCCGCCGGCGCTTTCGCCGCGCTCGTCACCGTTTCAGCCGCGAGCGCGCAGACCGCGCCGGAAACCTGGCTCCGCCAGCCTGCGGTCAGTCCGGACGGGTCTGAAATCCTGTTCACCGCCTGGGGCGATGTCTGGCGCGTCTCGGCGCGGGGCGGTGTGGCGAGCCCGGTCACGGTGGACGACGCCTGGGACGGCCATCCGGTCTGGTCGCGCGACGGGTCGAAGGTCGCGTTCGCGTCCGACCGGTTCGGCGATCTGGACGTGTTCGTGATGAACGCGGACGGCTCGGGCCTCGCCCGGCTGACCCACCACTCCGCCGACGACCGGCCGAGCGACTTCACGCCTGACGGCTTGGCGGTGCTGTTCAGCTCGGCGCGGACGGACTCGGCGAGTTCGAGCTATTTCCCGACCGGCGCGCTGCCCGAGCTCTATCAGGTCTCGGTGCAAGGCGGCCGGCCGGTCATGGTCTCGACCGCGCCCATGGAGCAGGCCCGGTTCAGCCCGGACGGCACGCGCATCGCCTATCGCGAGGAGAAGGCCTACGAGGACGAGCTGCGCCAGCGCGACGTCTCCAGCTTCGCCCGCGACGTCTGGATCATGGACCTCGCCACCGGCGAGCATGAACAGGTCACCGACAACGCCGGCGGCGATCACGCCCCGGCCTGGGACGGGAACGACGCGCTGTTCCTGCTGTCCGAGGTGGACGGCGACACCTTCAACGCCTGGCGGCTCGATCTTGCGACCGGCCAGCGCGAGCGGATGTCCGATCACGGCCCCCAGCCGGCCCGAGAGCTGAGCGCCTCTGACGACGGCCTGGTGGTCTACTCCCAGCACGGTGATCTCTACACGGTGCGCCGGGGCGAGGACCCGAGGCGGATCAGCGTGCGCTTCCCGGCCATGCCGCTGCGCGACGCGCCGCAGCCTTTCCCGGTCGCGGGCCGGATCAGCGATTTCGCGGTCAGCCCGGACGGCAAGGAGATCGCCTTCATCGCCCGCGGCGAGGTGTTCGTCACGTCGGCGGACTTCTCCACCACGGTGCGGATCACCGACACGCCTGAGCAGGAACGCTCGGTGGACTTTCACCCCGAAGGCCGGGCGATCGTCAACGCCGGCAATCGCGACGGCGCCTGGTCGCTCTACGAGACCCGGCTGACCGACCAGAACGAGCCGCGCTTCTCCGCCGCCACCCGGCTCGAAGAGCGCTTGATCTACACCGCCCCGGACGGGGAGGCCTTCCAGCCGCTCTACAGCCCGGACGGTGAGAAGATCGCCTTCATCGAGAACCGCGACGCGGTCGCGGTGATCAACCGCAACGGCTCGAACCGCCGCGTGCTGTTCGGCCCGGAGCTGAACTATTCCTACTCCGACGGGGACATCAGCTTCGACTGGTCGCCGGATTCCAGCTGGGTGACCGCGAGCTATATCGCGGGCAGCTATTTCTACGGCGATATCGGGATCGCGCCGGCGGACGGTTCGGCCGAGCCGCGCAACATCTCGATTTCCGGCTATGGCGATTTCGCCCCGATCTGGCATCCCAGCGGGGAGGCGATCATGTGGGTCTCCGACCGCTATGGCGAGCGCTCGCACGGCTCCTGGGGGTCGGAAGTCGACGTGGTCGCGACCTTCCTGACGCAAGCCGCCTGGGACCGGTTCAACCTCACCGAGGACGAACGCGCCCTGCTTGAAGAGATCGAGGCCGAAGAAAACGGAGACGAGGGCGAGGAAGAGACCGAGCGCACCGGCGGGCTGTTCGATTTCTTCACCTGGATCGAAGCCTGGATGGAGGAAGATCTCGAGATCGAGTTCGACCGGGTGGAAGACCGCACGGTGCGCCTGACCATGCACTCCTCCGCGCTGGCCGATGCGGCCTGGAGCGAGGATTACGGCAAGCTCTACTATCTCAGCCGGTTCGAGGGCGGGTTCGACCTGTGGGTCCAGGATCTGTTCAAGGACGAGACCAAGAAGCTCGCGAGCCTGGGCGCGCGCTCGGCCTCGATCGAACTGGTCGACGACTCCACGGCGATCCTTCTGGTGGACGGCTCGCTTCGCAAGGTGACCTTGTCCAGCGGCGCGGTCGAACCGATCCAGGTGTCCGGCGAAATGACCCTGCGCGCGGACGCCGAGCGGGAGTATTTCTTCGAGCATGTCTGGCGGCAGGTCGAAGACAAGTTCTACGACCCCGGCTTCCACGGGCTCGATTGGGAGGCCACGCGCGCGGTCTACGCGCCCAAGGTCGGCGCGGTGGCGAACAATCGCGACTTCGCGGTCCTGATGAGCGAGATGCTGGGCGAGCTGAACGCCAGCCATACCGGCATGCGCTATCGCTCCGGCGACGGGGACGACGACAACACCGCCGCTCTGGGCGCGATCTTCGACATGAGCGCGGACGGGCCGGGGCTGGTGATCTCCGAAGTGCTCGCCGGCGGCCCGCTCGACCGCGAAGGGCTGAACATCGCGCCGGGCACGCGGATCACCGCAATCTCCGGCGTGACGCTGGACGAGACCACCAACCCGTTCAGCCTTCTGAACCGCAAGGCCGGCGAGCGCATCCGCATGACGGTGCGCGGGCCCGGCGCGCTGGATCGCCCGCGCGACGTGATCGTGCGCACCTATTCGCGCGGCGCGGAGAACGAGGCGCTCTATGAGCGCTGGATCGACCGCAGGCGCGCCATCGTCGAGGAAGCGTCGGACGGCCGGCTGGGCTATGTGCATATCCGCTCGATGAACGACACCGGCTACCGGCAGATCTATTCCGAGCTGATGGGCCGGAACTTCCACAAGGAAGCGGTCGTCATCGACACCCGCTTCAACGGCGGGGGCTGGCTGCACGACGATCTTCTGGTGCTGCTGACCGGCGAGGCGTACTTCAATCTGCGCGCCCGCGACCGGATCATTCCCGGCGCGCCGGAGGAACGCTGGACCAAGCCCAGCGCGGTCGTGATGAACGAGGGCAATTACTCCAACGCTCACATGTTCCCGTGGATCTACAAGATGTTCGAGGTCGGCCCGCTGGTCGGCATGCCGGTGCCCGGCACGGGTACGGCGGTGTGGTGGGAAACGCTGATGAGCGGAGATCTGGTCTTCGGCATCCCGCAGCTGCCCGTGCTCGATCCCGACAACCAGCCGGTCGAGAACCAGACCCTGATGCCCGACATCATGGTCGACAACCCGCCTGAAGCGGCGACCGAGGGCGAGGACCTGCCGCTGCTCGCCGCGGTGGAGGTCCTGCTCGAAGGGCTGGAGGAGTAGCGCTCACGCGGCCAGGGCGGCGCGGATCTGATTGACCGCGCCGCCTGCGGCCAGCCGTTCGCGTTCGCGGTCTGACAGATCGAGCCGGCAGGTGATCGTCTCATCGCCAAGGGCGACCTCGATCTCCTCAGCGGTCTTCACCGCTTCTTCCAGGCCTTCGATCGAGAGCGCCGCGCCGGTCCGGGCGGCTTCGTAATCGTCTTCGCTCGCGAAGATGAGCGGAACGATCCCGAAATTGATCAGGTTCTGGCGGTGGATCCGCGCGAAGCTTTTCGCGATCACGCACCTGAGGCCCAGATGGCGCGGGGCGAGGGCGGCGTGCTCGCGCGAGCTGCCCTGGCCGTAATTCTCCCCGGCGATCACGGCATGGCCGTCGAAGTCCTCGCTCAGCGCGCGGGCGTTCTCGACATAGGTGTCGTCGACGCGGATGAAGGAGAACTCCGCGATCTTCCCTATGTTCGAGCGCAGGGGCAGAACCTCCGCGCCGCCGGGCAGGATCTCGTCGGTGGAGACGTCGTCGCCGGCCTTGATCAGCACGCAGAGCTTCAGCGCATCGGGCAGGGCGTCGAGCTCGGGCATCTCGCCGACATTCGCGCCCTTGACCAGCTCGACCTCGCGCGCCTCGTCCTCGGGCAGAGGCGCGCGCATCATGTCGATGCGCACCGGCTGGTCGGCCTCGGCGATCTTCGGGATGGGCGCGCATGAGCACGGATCGGTGATCTTTCCGGTCAGCGCGCTGGCCGCCGCGGTTTCCGGGCTGCACAGATAGACGCTGTCCTCTTCGGTGCCCGACCGGCCGGGGAAGTTGCGCGGCGTGGTCCTCAGGGAGATCGTGCCGCTGGCGGGCGCCTGGCCCATGCCGATGCAGCCGTTGCAGCCGGTCTGGTGGAGCCGCGCCCCGGCCTCCAGAAGCGCGCCCAGCCAGTCGTCGCGCAGCAGCGTCATCAGGATCTGCCGGCTGGTGGGGTTGATGTCGAGACTCACCCCCGGCGCAGCCTGCGCGCCGTCCAGCATGGCGGCGGCGACGGCGAAATCGCGATAGCCGGGATTGGCGCTCGAGCCGATATAGGCCTGCCCGATCGGCTCGCCTTCAAGCTCGCTGACCCTCACGACATTGCCCGGGCTGACGGGTTTGGCGATCAGCGGGACGAGCTCTGACAGATCGATCGTGTCGGTCTCGTCGTAAGCGCAGCCCTCGTCGGCGGACCATTCCTCGAAGGCGTCGCCGCGGCCTTGCGCCTTGAGGAAGCTGCGCACCGCGGCGTCGGCGGGAAACACGCTCGTCGTCGCGCCGAGCTCTGCGCCCATATTCGCGATGACGTGCCGGTCCATGGCGCTGAGACATTTCAGCCCGTCGCCGTGATACTCGACGATTTTGCCCACGCCGCCGCGCACGCCGTGACGGCGCAGCATTTCAAGGATCACGTCCTTGGCGCTGACGCCCTCGGGCAGCTCGCCGGTGAGTTCGACGCCGAGGATTTCGGGCATCTTCGTGCGGAAGGGTTCGCCGGCCATGGCGGCGGCGACGTCCACCCCGCCCGCTCCGATCGCCAGCATGCCCAGAGATCCGGCCGCGCAGGTATGGCTGTCGGAGCCCAGAAGCGTCGCGCCGGGCCGGCCGAAGCGCTCCATATGGACCGGATGGCTGACCCCCGTCCCCGGCGGGGCGTACCACAGCCCGAACCGCTCCGCGGCGCTTTTCAGAAAGGCGTGATCGTCGGGGTTCTTGTGGTCGGCCTGGATGAGATTGTGGTCGACATACTGGGCGCTCACCTCGGTCTTCACCCGGTCGAGATCCATCGCTTCCAGAGCGAGCATGACAAGGGTGCCGGTCGCGTCCTGGGTCAGGGTCTGGTCGATCTGAAGCGCGATCGGACCCCCGCGCTCCAGCGATCCGTCCACGAGGTGGGCCTCGATCAGTTTCTCGGCGAGGGTGAGGGCGGCCATGGCGGCGCTCCGGCGGCGAAAGGGGGCTTTCGCTCAACCGGGGCGCGGCGGGGGAGGTTCCTCGCCGACGCACGCGGGCGTCGGCGGCAACAGGCGCGGCCGGTCTCCCGGCTATTCGCAAGAGGTCCGGGAAGCGCACTAGGTCGAAAGAAATCCAGCCGGCGTTTCTTGCATCGCATCGGCTAATGCGACCTAATGAAGTCGGTGCAAACACGGCAGTGGGGGTGGTGACGATGCGTCTGATAGCTTTGCGAGCACTATTTTTAATTGCGTTATGTCATGCATCCGCAGGATCCACCGCCTTTGCTGACGGCCTCATCATTAGAGGCGCTCAAGGGATGGTGCCCGCCAATGGCGGGCTCATCGGTTCGAGAGGCGATTATACGATGATCGTGAGTTCCAATCTGGGTTTCGCCGGATTCGGTACGCGCGAACGGTTCGACAAGCCCTGCGCCGTCGAACTGATCCGTATCATCGGCCACAACGGCGGATATGGCGGAGGAATCGAGCGGGGAGAATATGGCCGCGTCGAATTAGAAAGGGTGATGATTGACGGGCCTTGCAAAGGGCGCCGGCTGACCGGGGGCGCCCAAGAGTGGGTTCCGCTAGCGCGGATCGACGACC carries:
- the tenA gene encoding thiaminase II codes for the protein MASFTDEAWARIAPIRQAIYDMDFNVRLADGTLDSGVFAGYVVQDSLYLAQYAKALAICGAKAPDGDALMTFCGSATGAIEVERILHETYFKQFGIDPEAAAKAEPSPTCLAYTSYLLGVAATGSFAELAAAILPCFWIYQDVGTRIHKQAANDNPYRAWIDTYADADFEAATRAVIDITDRAAEAAGQAERARMHEAFLRCSQYEYMFWDAAWRREDWAVKPAC
- a CDS encoding S41 family peptidase — protein: MIRIAAGAFAALVTVSAASAQTAPETWLRQPAVSPDGSEILFTAWGDVWRVSARGGVASPVTVDDAWDGHPVWSRDGSKVAFASDRFGDLDVFVMNADGSGLARLTHHSADDRPSDFTPDGLAVLFSSARTDSASSSYFPTGALPELYQVSVQGGRPVMVSTAPMEQARFSPDGTRIAYREEKAYEDELRQRDVSSFARDVWIMDLATGEHEQVTDNAGGDHAPAWDGNDALFLLSEVDGDTFNAWRLDLATGQRERMSDHGPQPARELSASDDGLVVYSQHGDLYTVRRGEDPRRISVRFPAMPLRDAPQPFPVAGRISDFAVSPDGKEIAFIARGEVFVTSADFSTTVRITDTPEQERSVDFHPEGRAIVNAGNRDGAWSLYETRLTDQNEPRFSAATRLEERLIYTAPDGEAFQPLYSPDGEKIAFIENRDAVAVINRNGSNRRVLFGPELNYSYSDGDISFDWSPDSSWVTASYIAGSYFYGDIGIAPADGSAEPRNISISGYGDFAPIWHPSGEAIMWVSDRYGERSHGSWGSEVDVVATFLTQAAWDRFNLTEDERALLEEIEAEENGDEGEEETERTGGLFDFFTWIEAWMEEDLEIEFDRVEDRTVRLTMHSSALADAAWSEDYGKLYYLSRFEGGFDLWVQDLFKDETKKLASLGARSASIELVDDSTAILLVDGSLRKVTLSSGAVEPIQVSGEMTLRADAEREYFFEHVWRQVEDKFYDPGFHGLDWEATRAVYAPKVGAVANNRDFAVLMSEMLGELNASHTGMRYRSGDGDDDNTAALGAIFDMSADGPGLVISEVLAGGPLDREGLNIAPGTRITAISGVTLDETTNPFSLLNRKAGERIRMTVRGPGALDRPRDVIVRTYSRGAENEALYERWIDRRRAIVEEASDGRLGYVHIRSMNDTGYRQIYSELMGRNFHKEAVVIDTRFNGGGWLHDDLLVLLTGEAYFNLRARDRIIPGAPEERWTKPSAVVMNEGNYSNAHMFPWIYKMFEVGPLVGMPVPGTGTAVWWETLMSGDLVFGIPQLPVLDPDNQPVENQTLMPDIMVDNPPEAATEGEDLPLLAAVEVLLEGLEE
- a CDS encoding aconitate hydratase gives rise to the protein MAALTLAEKLIEAHLVDGSLERGGPIALQIDQTLTQDATGTLVMLALEAMDLDRVKTEVSAQYVDHNLIQADHKNPDDHAFLKSAAERFGLWYAPPGTGVSHPVHMERFGRPGATLLGSDSHTCAAGSLGMLAIGAGGVDVAAAMAGEPFRTKMPEILGVELTGELPEGVSAKDVILEMLRRHGVRGGVGKIVEYHGDGLKCLSAMDRHVIANMGAELGATTSVFPADAAVRSFLKAQGRGDAFEEWSADEGCAYDETDTIDLSELVPLIAKPVSPGNVVRVSELEGEPIGQAYIGSSANPGYRDFAVAAAMLDGAQAAPGVSLDINPTSRQILMTLLRDDWLGALLEAGARLHQTGCNGCIGMGQAPASGTISLRTTPRNFPGRSGTEEDSVYLCSPETAAASALTGKITDPCSCAPIPKIAEADQPVRIDMMRAPLPEDEAREVELVKGANVGEMPELDALPDALKLCVLIKAGDDVSTDEILPGGAEVLPLRSNIGKIAEFSFIRVDDTYVENARALSEDFDGHAVIAGENYGQGSSREHAALAPRHLGLRCVIAKSFARIHRQNLINFGIVPLIFASEDDYEAARTGAALSIEGLEEAVKTAEEIEVALGDETITCRLDLSDRERERLAAGGAVNQIRAALAA